The Mucilaginibacter mallensis genome has a segment encoding these proteins:
- a CDS encoding gliding motility protein RemB, translating to MKRILGSILLVLAIVGVAHSQSQYQPYSYDFYQKLDADAYSTTTREHTALRPFFVDDSILKVHYDSLMNINNDGKKHGWGYNKLFNEHLIDIKSANSTFYADLLPDFTMGKNYLGGKESTSLVSYGFQFGGTISNKFSYNFTGFENQGNFPEYISTYINQTGIIPGQARAKIYGLDSYDWQDYTANVSFTPNKYLNITLGHDKTFIGDGYRSTLLSDYASPYPFLKLTADLGNVKYMVMWAYFNDPIDLDANGNDRTKWGVFHYLDWNVSNRLSFGFFDSIIWYNRDNAGNYRGFDVTYLQPITFLRPLEASNGSPDNALIGFTGKYKITNGITAYGQFTLDEFQAKQFFTDGGSSRNKYAWQFGFRGANMFDVKGLNYLIETNGAKPYTYSERGPIISYTANGEPLGQPWGANYREVVALLNYSYKRFDFSGEGDYGRYGLDINGLNYGKDPFQDYTTPAKLEGNYIGQGLTTNLYYLEGKVAYILNPKYNLRLELSGIYRDEKNAQFNDKTGLVTIGIRSSFRAVYNDLASFQTH from the coding sequence GAAACTGGATGCTGATGCCTATTCAACCACTACCCGTGAGCATACTGCATTAAGGCCATTTTTTGTGGATGATTCCATCTTAAAAGTTCATTATGATTCATTAATGAACATCAATAACGATGGTAAAAAACATGGCTGGGGATATAATAAACTATTTAATGAACACCTGATCGATATCAAATCAGCCAACAGTACTTTTTATGCTGATCTTTTACCCGATTTTACCATGGGTAAGAACTACCTGGGTGGTAAAGAAAGCACTTCACTGGTATCCTACGGCTTTCAATTTGGGGGTACTATAAGCAATAAGTTTTCTTACAATTTCACAGGCTTTGAAAACCAGGGCAATTTCCCGGAATATATATCAACCTATATCAACCAAACGGGTATAATCCCGGGCCAGGCACGTGCCAAAATATATGGACTAGACAGCTACGACTGGCAGGACTATACCGCCAATGTATCTTTTACCCCCAATAAATACCTGAATATTACCTTAGGGCACGATAAAACCTTTATAGGCGATGGTTACCGCTCAACATTGCTATCTGATTACGCTTCGCCATACCCCTTCCTGAAATTAACCGCCGACCTGGGCAATGTGAAATACATGGTAATGTGGGCCTATTTTAATGACCCTATTGATCTGGATGCCAATGGCAATGACCGGACCAAATGGGGCGTTTTCCATTATTTAGACTGGAATGTAAGCAACCGTCTTTCATTCGGTTTCTTTGACTCCATCATTTGGTATAACCGGGACAATGCAGGCAACTACCGTGGCTTTGATGTAACGTATTTACAACCAATCACCTTCCTTCGCCCGCTTGAGGCATCAAACGGGTCACCGGATAATGCTTTGATTGGCTTTACAGGAAAATACAAGATCACCAATGGTATAACCGCATATGGGCAGTTTACTTTGGATGAGTTCCAGGCAAAACAATTCTTTACTGATGGTGGTAGCTCACGAAATAAATATGCATGGCAATTCGGTTTCAGAGGAGCAAATATGTTTGACGTAAAAGGATTAAATTATTTAATAGAAACCAACGGTGCCAAACCATATACCTACTCCGAACGCGGCCCTATAATTAGCTACACCGCAAACGGTGAACCACTAGGCCAGCCATGGGGTGCCAACTACCGCGAAGTGGTTGCGTTGCTAAACTACAGCTACAAAAGATTTGATTTTTCGGGTGAGGGTGATTACGGCCGCTATGGCCTCGATATTAATGGCCTTAACTACGGTAAAGATCCATTCCAGGACTATACTACCCCAGCAAAGCTTGAAGGCAATTACATAGGCCAGGGCTTAACCACCAATTTATATTATCTTGAAGGTAAAGTAGCCTATATCCTTAACCCTAAATACAACTTGCGCCTTGAACTTAGCGGCATTTACCGCGACGAAAAGAATGCCCAGTTCAATGATAAAACAGGTCTTGTAACGATTGGTATCCGCAGCTCATTCCGCGCTGTGTATAATGATCTGGCTAGTTTTCAGACGCATTAA
- the dxs gene encoding 1-deoxy-D-xylulose-5-phosphate synthase, which translates to MQVPAGNLLQDIYYPSDLKKLTEDQLEQVCQELRQYIIDIVSVNGGHFAASLGVVELTVALQYILNTPYDQLVWDVGHQAYGHKILTGRRDQFHTNRLYKGISGFPKRSESIYDAFGVGHSSTSISVALGMAVASQYKGETDRQHVAVIGDGAMTAGIAFEALNHAGIENSNLLVILNDNNMAIDPNVGALKEYLTDITTSKPYNRFRDDIAHVLNKLSAIGPDAFKIAKKIEKSIKGTLLKRSNFFEALQFRYFGPIDGHDVKHLVKVLNDLRDIPGPKLLHCVTTKGKGYALAEKDQTKWHAPGLFDKITGEIKKTKHEKPQPPKYQDVFGHTIIELAEQNPKIMGITPAMPSGCSLNLMMKAMPNRAFDVGIAEQHAVTFSAGLATQGLIPFCNIYSSFMQRAYDQVIHDVAIQKLNVVFCLDRAGIAGADGPTHHGAYDLAYMRCIPNMIVSAPMNEEELRNLMYTAQQDDMGPFSIRYPRGNGVMVDWQRPMKAIPVGKGRKICDGEELAILSIGAIGNEVVKATTALNAEGYNPAHYDLRFVKPLDEALLHDVFSKFNKVITVEDGCIEGGMGSAVLEFMADNNYHSQVIRMGIPDRYIEHGEQPELWAEAGYDANSIAEKVKSVVEKRNTHTIAS; encoded by the coding sequence ATGCAGGTACCGGCCGGTAATTTATTACAAGATATATACTACCCTTCTGATTTAAAGAAACTTACCGAGGATCAACTTGAACAGGTTTGCCAGGAGTTGCGCCAGTATATTATTGATATTGTTTCGGTAAACGGAGGCCACTTTGCTGCCAGTTTAGGTGTTGTGGAATTAACCGTTGCCCTGCAATATATATTAAACACACCTTACGATCAACTGGTTTGGGATGTAGGGCACCAGGCTTATGGCCACAAGATATTAACTGGTCGCCGCGATCAGTTTCATACAAATCGTCTTTACAAAGGCATAAGCGGTTTCCCAAAACGATCCGAAAGTATATATGACGCCTTTGGCGTCGGTCACTCATCTACCTCTATTTCGGTAGCATTAGGTATGGCTGTTGCGTCGCAATATAAGGGCGAAACCGACAGGCAGCACGTAGCCGTAATTGGTGATGGTGCCATGACCGCAGGTATAGCTTTTGAAGCGTTGAACCATGCCGGGATCGAAAACTCGAACCTGCTGGTTATTTTGAATGATAACAACATGGCAATTGACCCGAACGTGGGTGCCTTGAAGGAATACTTAACAGATATAACCACCTCGAAGCCATATAACCGCTTTAGGGACGATATTGCACATGTATTGAATAAACTATCAGCTATTGGGCCCGATGCCTTTAAAATAGCTAAAAAGATAGAAAAAAGCATCAAGGGCACGCTGCTTAAACGCAGTAACTTTTTTGAGGCTTTACAGTTCCGCTATTTTGGGCCGATTGACGGGCATGATGTAAAGCACCTGGTTAAGGTGCTGAATGATCTGCGCGATATACCGGGGCCAAAATTACTGCATTGTGTTACCACAAAAGGCAAGGGTTATGCACTGGCTGAAAAAGACCAGACCAAATGGCATGCGCCCGGCTTATTTGATAAGATAACCGGCGAGATCAAAAAGACCAAGCACGAAAAGCCACAGCCACCAAAATACCAGGATGTATTTGGCCATACCATAATTGAGCTTGCCGAGCAAAACCCTAAAATTATGGGCATTACCCCGGCAATGCCATCGGGTTGTTCATTAAACCTGATGATGAAGGCTATGCCAAACCGCGCGTTTGATGTGGGTATTGCCGAACAGCATGCCGTTACATTTTCCGCAGGTTTAGCTACACAGGGACTGATACCTTTTTGTAATATATACTCCAGCTTTATGCAGCGGGCATATGACCAGGTGATACATGACGTAGCTATACAAAAGCTGAACGTAGTGTTTTGTCTCGATAGAGCCGGTATAGCAGGCGCGGACGGGCCAACCCATCATGGCGCTTACGACCTGGCTTATATGCGTTGCATACCGAACATGATCGTATCGGCACCGATGAATGAGGAAGAACTGCGCAACCTGATGTATACTGCCCAGCAGGATGATATGGGGCCGTTCAGCATACGCTACCCGCGTGGTAACGGTGTGATGGTTGACTGGCAGCGCCCTATGAAAGCTATACCTGTTGGCAAGGGCCGCAAGATATGCGATGGCGAAGAACTTGCCATATTGAGTATAGGTGCTATAGGCAACGAGGTAGTTAAAGCTACGACCGCCCTAAACGCCGAAGGCTACAACCCTGCACACTATGACCTGCGCTTTGTAAAACCATTAGATGAAGCTTTACTGCACGATGTGTTCAGCAAATTCAATAAGGTGATTACTGTTGAGGATGGCTGCATTGAAGGCGGCATGGGAAGCGCTGTACTTGAGTTTATGGCCGATAATAACTACCACTCACAGGTGATACGTATGGGTATCCCCGACCGCTATATAGAACACGGCGAGCAACCCGAGCTTTGGGCCGAAGCTGGTTATGATGCTAACTCAATAGCAGAGAAAGTTAAAAGCGTGGTAGAGAAACGCAATACACATACGATTGCATCTTAA